The Triticum aestivum cultivar Chinese Spring chromosome 3A, IWGSC CS RefSeq v2.1, whole genome shotgun sequence genome includes a region encoding these proteins:
- the LOC123060799 gene encoding transcription factor bHLH68 isoform X2 — MVGGGEFKGTMVQQMVCGGTSNANNIMSGLMPCAEEEQEESTNMPLMSSSPSMACSHDHQLLYHSSGQVPDVRDSAATSPASFQGGQEESQMPESWSQMLLGGLVGDHESDLLSKGLEEGPMAARAGAPAYSFYGHGGGEEIQPSGPNSRLSQMLLAFSPRSCITSNLDGGLLDFSNGAAPAPAPELWNQQSDNSSESNSTATGSAPKKARVQPASSTGQSILKVRKEKLGDKITALHQIVSPFGKTDTASVLQETIGYIGFLLGQIEALSYPYLGHGTGASVRHQALNHGDHINSSAEAARPQQDAQDVEGKKSDLRSRGMCLVPVSCITSRLGADNTSDFWQPAPPLSGIILR, encoded by the exons ATGGTAGGTGGAGGAGAATTCAAGGGCACCATGGTGCAACAGATGGTGTGTGGTGGCACAAGCAACGCCAACAATATCATGAGTGGGCTGATGCCTTGTGCCGAGGAGGAGCAAGAGGAATCCACCAACATGCCTCTCATGTCTTCTTCTCCTTCTATGGCTTGCTCCCATGATCATCAGCTCCTTTACCACTCGTCAGGTCAAGTTCCTGATGTTCGTGACAGCGCTGCAACTTCCCCTGCAAGTTTTCAAGGTGGACAGGAGGAGAGCCAGATGCCAGAATCATGGAGCCAGATGCTTTT AGGAGGATTAGTTGGAGACCATGAGTCAGATCTACTGTCAAAAGGATTAGAGGAGGGTCCTATGGCGGCTCGGGCTGGAGCCCCAGCTTACAGTTTCTATGGCCATGGCGGTGGTGAGGAGATCCAGCCGTCGGGGCCCAACTCTCGGCTGAGCCAGATGCTCTTGGCTTTCTCTCCAAGGTCATGCATCACCTCGAACCTCGACGGCGGCTTGCTGGACTTCTCCAACGGCGCGGCGCCAGCGCCCGCACCGGAGCTGTGGAATCAACAATCGGATAACTCGTCTGAG AGTAACAGCACTGCAACTGGATCAGCTCCCAAGAAGGCTAGGGTTCAACCCGCCTCTTCAACTGGACAGTCTATTCTGAAG GTAAGGAAGGAGAAGCTCGGGGATAAAATAACAGCACTTCACCAAATAGTTTCCCCATTTGGCAAG ACCGACACTGCGTCCGTGCTGCAAGAGACTATTGGCTATATCGGATTCCTCCTGGGTCAAATAGAG GCGCTCAGCTACCCATACTTGGGACATGGCACTGGTGCCTCCGTACGTCACCAAGCT CTGAACCATGGCGATCACATAAATTCCTCGGCAGAAGCAGCCCGTCCCCAACAG GATGCACAAGATGTCGAGGGCAAGAAGTCGGATCTGAGGAGCAGAGGGATGTGCCTGGTGCCGGTGTCGTGCATTACCTCGCGTCTGGGCGCCGACAACACCTCCGACTTCTGGCAGCCGGCGCCGCCGCTCAGCGGTATCATCCTGCGATAG
- the LOC123060799 gene encoding transcription factor bHLH68 isoform X1: MVGGGEFKGTMVQQMVCGGTSNANNIMSGLMPCAEEEQEESTNMPLMSSSPSMACSHDHQLLYHSSGQVPDVRDSAATSPASFQGGQEESQMPESWSQMLLGGLVGDHESDLLSKGLEEGPMAARAGAPAYSFYGHGGGEEIQPSGPNSRLSQMLLAFSPRSCITSNLDGGLLDFSNGAAPAPAPELWNQQSDNSSESNSTATGSAPKKARVQPASSTGQSILKVRKEKLGDKITALHQIVSPFGKTDTASVLQETIGYIGFLLGQIEALSYPYLGHGTGASVRHQAQLNHGDHINSSAEAARPQQDAQDVEGKKSDLRSRGMCLVPVSCITSRLGADNTSDFWQPAPPLSGIILR, translated from the exons ATGGTAGGTGGAGGAGAATTCAAGGGCACCATGGTGCAACAGATGGTGTGTGGTGGCACAAGCAACGCCAACAATATCATGAGTGGGCTGATGCCTTGTGCCGAGGAGGAGCAAGAGGAATCCACCAACATGCCTCTCATGTCTTCTTCTCCTTCTATGGCTTGCTCCCATGATCATCAGCTCCTTTACCACTCGTCAGGTCAAGTTCCTGATGTTCGTGACAGCGCTGCAACTTCCCCTGCAAGTTTTCAAGGTGGACAGGAGGAGAGCCAGATGCCAGAATCATGGAGCCAGATGCTTTT AGGAGGATTAGTTGGAGACCATGAGTCAGATCTACTGTCAAAAGGATTAGAGGAGGGTCCTATGGCGGCTCGGGCTGGAGCCCCAGCTTACAGTTTCTATGGCCATGGCGGTGGTGAGGAGATCCAGCCGTCGGGGCCCAACTCTCGGCTGAGCCAGATGCTCTTGGCTTTCTCTCCAAGGTCATGCATCACCTCGAACCTCGACGGCGGCTTGCTGGACTTCTCCAACGGCGCGGCGCCAGCGCCCGCACCGGAGCTGTGGAATCAACAATCGGATAACTCGTCTGAG AGTAACAGCACTGCAACTGGATCAGCTCCCAAGAAGGCTAGGGTTCAACCCGCCTCTTCAACTGGACAGTCTATTCTGAAG GTAAGGAAGGAGAAGCTCGGGGATAAAATAACAGCACTTCACCAAATAGTTTCCCCATTTGGCAAG ACCGACACTGCGTCCGTGCTGCAAGAGACTATTGGCTATATCGGATTCCTCCTGGGTCAAATAGAG GCGCTCAGCTACCCATACTTGGGACATGGCACTGGTGCCTCCGTACGTCACCAAGCT CAGCTGAACCATGGCGATCACATAAATTCCTCGGCAGAAGCAGCCCGTCCCCAACAG GATGCACAAGATGTCGAGGGCAAGAAGTCGGATCTGAGGAGCAGAGGGATGTGCCTGGTGCCGGTGTCGTGCATTACCTCGCGTCTGGGCGCCGACAACACCTCCGACTTCTGGCAGCCGGCGCCGCCGCTCAGCGGTATCATCCTGCGATAG